In Arachis hypogaea cultivar Tifrunner chromosome 17, arahy.Tifrunner.gnm2.J5K5, whole genome shotgun sequence, a single window of DNA contains:
- the LOC112764539 gene encoding cyclase-associated protein 1 — translation MDEKLIQRLESAVVRLEALSTRFPAAASPGDASDVPDSAALDPSIVAYDDLMDQYLARVSAAAEKIGGQVLDVTKVLHEAFSVQKQLLIKVKQSQKPDIAGLAEFLKPLNEVIMKATAMTEGRRSDFFNHLKAAADSLSALAWIAFTGKDCGMSMPIAHVEESWQMAEFYSNKVLVEYRNKDPNHVEWAKSLKELYLPGLRDYVKGFYPLGPVWSATGKSIAPTKAAAAPPPPPPPASLFSSESSQPSSSKPKDGMSAVFQQLSTGNVTAGLRKVTDDMKTKNRADRTGAVAISEKESRVASHAFSKVGPPKLELQMGRKWVVENQIGKKDLIIEDCDAKQSVYVYGCKDSILHIQGKVNNITIDKCTKMGVVFKDVVAAFEIVNCNGVEVQCQGSAPTISVDNTSGCQLYLSKDSLETSISTAKSSEINVLVPGAEPGGDWVEHSLPQQYIHMFKDGCFETTPASHSGG, via the exons ATGGATGAGAAGCTCATACAAAGGCTTGAATCCGCGGTGGTCCGCTTGGAGGCCCTATCCACCAGATTCCCTGCTGCCGCTTCTCCGGGAGATGCTTCCGATGTGCCTGATTCGGCGGCGCTCGACCCTTCCATCGTTGCTTACGACGATCTGATGGACCAGTATTTGGCTAGGGTTTCAGCTGCCGCTGAGAAGATTGGAGGACAAGTCTTGGACGTCACAAAGGTTTTGCACGAAGCTTTTTCTGTTCAGAAGCAGCTTCTGATTAAAGTCAAGCAAAGTCAA AAACCTGACATTGCTGGGTTGGCTGAGTTTCTGAAACCTTTAAATGAAGTGATCATGAAAGCTACTGCAATGACAGAAGGAAGGAGATCAGATTTTTTTAACCACTTGAAGGCTGCTGCTGACAGCCTCTCAGCTCTAGCATGGATTGCATTTACAGGGAAGGATTGTG GTATGAGTATGCCCATTGCACATGTGGAAGAAAGTTGGCAAATGGCTGAGTTTTATAGCAACAAG GTGCTTGTAGAGTATAGAAACAAAGACCCAAATCATGTTGAATGGGCCAAATCTCTGAAAGAGTTATATCTACCTGGTTTGAGAGATTACGTCAAGGGGTTTTATCCTTTGGGCCCTGTATGGAGTGCAACAGGAAAAAGTATTGCTCCGACAAAAGCTGCtgctgctcctcctcctcctcctccacctgCTTCTCTCTTTAGTTCTGAATCTTCTCAACCTTCATCTTCCAAGCCAAAAGATGGGATGTCTGCTGTTTTCCAACAACTCAGCACTGGGAATGTCACTGCAG GTTTGAGAAAGGTTACAGATGATATGAAAACAAAAAACCGGGCAGATAGAACTGGAGCTGTTGCCATTAGTGAAAAAGAAAGTCGTGTGGCTTCTCATGCATTTTCTAAAGTAGGACCCCCAAAGCTCGAGCTTCAAATGGGCCGCAA GTGGGTTGTTGAGAATCAAATTGGAAAAAAGGACTTGATCATTGAAGATTGTGATGCAAAGCAGTCTGTTTATGTTTATGGATGCAAAGACTCGATTTTGCATATTCAAG GCAAGGTCAACAATATCACTATTGACAAGTGCACAAAGATGGGAGTTGTATTTAAG GATGTTGTTGCAGCTTTTGAGATTGTAAACTGCAATGGCGTTGAGGTGCAATGTCAG GGTTCAGCTCCAACAATATCGGTGGACAACACTTCTGGCTGCCAGCTTTATTTGAGCAAAGATTCCCTAGAGACATCCATATCTACTGCCAAATCAAGTGAGATCAATGTGCTGGTACCTGGTGCCGAGCCTGGTGGTGATTGG gTGGAGCACTCTTTGCCTCAACAATATATTCATATGTTCAAGGACGGCTGTTTTGAGACGACTCCCGCCTCCCACTCTGGAGGTTAA